The genomic stretch AGTTGCAATATTGTTGATTAATTGCTTTATTAATGATTCCGCTGCGATGACACATTAAATATCAGATgagttggatgtcgtgtaaacattCAAAGTAGAGATCAGATgagttggatgtcgtgtaaacatcccagGTACATATGTGCGTATTAAGTTATTCTATTGTAACCCGCGTTATGGAGTAGGTTATGTGTTTGATGTGAGTGACACCCTATGTGATCGTAACTTCTATTAAAATTATGCGTTGAAATTGTATGCGGTAAAATTGTATGCGGGGTTTAAGGTGTTACAATAAACACCTTGTGTATTCTTGGGATATCTATCAAATGATAGACGATACAAATGTTATGAGTTGCCTAGCCGTAAAATATTTATTTCTCGACATATTATTTTTGAAGGTGGATCATGGATCTTTGGCGCGAGCTTGGAGGTAACTACCTCAATTTCTCGACAACTCTGGTGGGAATTCGATCTTGGATCGAGGATGACCCGTTCATTAATTTTTTTCGGGAATTAAGAGTCATTTCCCTTAGACAGCACCACTGTTTCATTATGAAACCAAAATGAAGTATACGTTGATGATTAAGAATCCTGAATTGATGGTTATGATATTTGATAAGGTGACATGAGAGTGAACCTGCAAGGTTAACACTCTAACATCCAAGTCGGTCCAAAATTCATGATGAGTGTAATAGAAAGTGGAGATTAGAAAGTGTACCTTAAATATATTGTATATTATGTTAGATCGTCTAAAATGGTTTAATATCGATTTGAGTCTTACCTACTTGAATCTTTCCCCAATCCAAAACAAGATCAATataaactttttttaaaaataaaataaacaaaataaatttCAAAATTAATATACGAGACAAAAATATAATAAACCTAACTTTTTcttaaaattataataattatgtATAACAATTTGATCGGATATATCCTTATCTAATTTATATTAATAGTAATTTTCTTAAGTTAGTTATTATTTATTTGTACTTTTTTTTATTATACTTTTTATTGGTAGTTAAACTGGTCAAACTATACCATAGTTTTTATAATATTTGGagtaattttatttatttatatttgttATTGCACTAAATCACAATAAATTAATAACTAAGCCAGTCAAAACGGATTAATTTTTTTATCTTAAAAAAAATAATTTGTctttatatttaaaaaaaataatttttacaattttttttaagataataaaagtttttttagttcattttttataagttaaaatattaaattttGACATTTAATATATATTATTGAATATTAAAACATAGttaaattcaaataaatttttataAAAGGTTATTTAAAATATGTTTAAATTTAAGTAATTTTTTAAAGtttgatattaaaaaaattataataaaaaataaaatacattaaataatatttaataaaaaactatttaaattaaattttaatttgaAGTATTATTAACAAAATTCTTTATATACTTTTTTaacaaaaatatataatattataaaaattattttaaaaaagaaaaacTGAAACAAACATATTCTATAGTATCATTTAGATTAAGAAAACTACCTTCATCCACTCCATCCTTGAGTCAACAAGacttttgtttctttctttttccttACCCCACCTCATAGTCCCACTGCTCAAAGCCTCAAATCGTCTCACTTCCACATCGCAGGGTAACCCATTTCTTAAAGAAACCGCCAAAATTTCAATTCAACTACAAAAAGTACCACCAACTCGTGACTAACTAACTCGTGATACATtccaaataaaaaaaaataaatgTCCAGAGAAACAAAAGACAGAAGAAAGTGCAATAGTAGTAGTGGCCACGTCCTCATCATCCACTCCCTCCTCCATTAAAACCAAACATCACCAACACGTGAACCACTTCTGAACTCACTATCATGAACATGACCACAAACCAACAATAACATCGACACTAGTTTTAATATAATACAATAAAAATTTACCATTATGCCTACTCATTAATCATTTCCTAAAAGTCTAAAAATCTTTAATAAAACAACTCAGTTGATAAATATATAGATATCAGGTGCAGTGGCAGCACATCTCACTTATTCttcaataaaaaaaattgaatacTAATTATTAAACTACTTAAAAGATTATTTTTACTAAAAATAGAGCACTAGAATTATTGTATAAAAAATCACAACCATGACCCATCTCCAATTCATTAGACACACACCATGTCTTCTCTattctctttctctctttttctttttatcacaTTCACCTCCGCCGCTCGCCACCACCACCATCACTCGCCCACTCCCACTACCGCGCCTTCTCTCTCTCCCTCCGCCGTGCCGGATATCCAACAAGCCTGCAAAGCTACTCGCTTCTCTCAACAATGCGAGTCCTCTCTCTCAAAACTCCCTCCAAATTCCACAACTCTCCAACTCCTCCTATTTTCCATCGCGCAATCCTCAGAAAATCTCGTAACCGCCAAATCCATGGTTAAATCCATTCTAGACTCTTCCAAAGACAGCCGCAACCGCACCGTCGCGGCAACCACCTGCATTGAAACTCTCACGAACTCTCAACACCGAATTTCCCTCTCCAACGACGCGCTCCCACGTGGAAAAATCAAAGACGCAAGGGCGTGGCTGGGCGCTGCGCTCGCTTATCAATACGACTGCTGGAGCGGACTCAAATACGCCAACGACACCCGCGCCGTCGGCGAAGCGATGTCGTTTATCGATTCCCTGACGATGCTCTCCAGTAATGCTCTTGCCATGGCGTTTTCCTACGATGTTTATGGAACCGACACTTCGTCGTGGAAGTCTCCAACCACCGAACGCGACGGTTTCTGGCAAGCGGCTCAATCAGACGGAGGATCAAGCTCTAACATAGGGATTCCACCAGAATTGAAGCCGGATGTTACGGTGTGCAAAGGAGGGGAGGATGGATGTTACAAGACGGTGCAAGAAGCGGTTAACGCAGCGCCGAGTATCGCCGTTGACGGGAAGAGGTTTGTGATATTTATAAAAGAAGGGGTTTATGAAGAAACCGTTAGGGTTCCGTTAGAGAAGACGAATTTGGTGTTCTTGGGCGACGGCATTGGGAAGACTGTCATCACCGGGTCGGCTAACGCCGGCCAGCCCGGAATGACTACATACAATTCAGCCACAGTCGGTAACTATTTTTTTCctttcattttctctatttttaaaatttattttatgaATCAAATTTTTTCAATTATACATTACCTTGAAAACAGCCGCAACAAAAATCCGAAGATGCCGATACTATTATTCACAGTTTTTGTGATAAAAGACAAAATTTTGCGTCACAAAAGCTTTTAGGCGATCACAACACGAAACCTTATAATAATATTAGTGATTAAATATGGTAGTTTAGTCTTTGAGAATTCAGCTCATATACAACAACAATCTTCAGTTTGATTTTGATTTGTCTGATTTAAAGTTTAACCGGTTAATTACATGTTTAGTTAACATTTGCTTTCACATGCCTAAAGTAAGTATGCTTAACATTTGGGTTGTTTGATTGATGTTGGCAGCGGTTCTTGGCGATGGATTCATGGCAAAGGATTTAACATTCCAAAACACAGCAGGTCCTGATGCACATCAAGCAGTGGCATTAAGATTAGACAGTGATCTTTCTGTAATTGAGAATTGCGAGTTCACAGGAAATCAAGACACTCTGTATGCTCATTCACTGCGCCAGTTCTACAAATCATGCCGCATCATAGGGAACGTAGATTTCATCTTTGGAAATTCAGCTGCAATCTTCCAAGACTGTCAGATTCTGGTTCGTCCTAGACAAGTCAAGCCAGAGAAAGGCGAGAATAATGCAATCACAGCTCATGGTAGAACCGACCCTTCACAAACTACAGGGTTTGTTTTTCAGAACTGTTTGATTAATGGAACGGAGGATTACATGGCATTGTATCATAGTAATCCTAAAGTGCATAAGAACTATTTGGGTAGGCCATGGAAGGAGTATTCTAGAACAGTTTTTATCAACTCAGTTTTGGAAGAACTTGTTACTCCCGGGGGTTGGATGCCATGGAGTGGTGACTTTGCACTTAAGACTCTTTATTATGGAGAATTTGAGAACAAGGGAGGTGGTTCTGATTTGTCTCAAAGGGTGTCTTGGAGTAGTAAAATCCCTGCTGAGCATGTGTCGAGTTATTCAGTTGAGAATTTCATTCAAGGTAGTGAATGGATTATATCATCTCAGTAACTGGGGAGTTTTGTTTCATTTATATACTTCACTCCCTTTGTATTATTTTACTTATACAATGATCAATAATATCTGAATTTCAATAGTTCTAATGGTCCCACTCACTATATTGCGGTCCACACTAAAGTTGACACCGTCCACCTTAATTTAATGACTTTTCTTTGGCATATGTTTGGCTACTTGAGCTATGCCAAAAGAGTCATTGAGTTGCTACTATGTCCTAGTCCGGTTGAGACATCGCCTTGATGATGTTGAAATTAAGTGCTTGTATTGCGTCAATGTACAGCGCCAATGAAAGGAAGTTCCTATTATCATTGTCAAAGTTTCAAACTTAGACCGTTTTTTCCTTAAAGTGTGAATACTGAACAATCATGGTTGTACCTCCAACCAAACAAACTTTATTGCATAAACATTTTGTCGAGTGTAATATGATGCTATGTTTGCTCACGAGGTGCCTTAGGAAAGCAGTTAGTCACATGCTGCGGAATGGTACCTCACATGCAGTGCTTGCTATTCATCAACAGCAGGAGTAACCATTACTACAATAGATTTTATTCCAAAAGATAGATAGAGATTGAACCTACTCTCCTAAAGTCCTAATACTTTTATATTAGTAACAATAAATAATTATACAATTTGGTAGTATTAAAAAGTAAGGTCAATTTAATATGAACTTTTTAAAAGGTTTCAAATTCTATACAAAGAAAGGCCTAAAAATGAACTTATATAATgtttttcttaaataaataaatagaatgttttattaaattaaataaacATAAATCAAGAATTTAATTTCAGAAAAACTCAACAATAACTCCATCTATCCAAccactttttttttttttttgtatttttatcatttctCAATATTCAACATTATTGTTTCAAAATATACcatattatttattattttatgaGTTAAATATAAATATGTTAGAGAAATTCGATTTATCCCCCGTAATTTTTTTTAATCTTCATTGAAATGTTAAAATTTCATGTTTTTTGTTCTCTAAACTTCAAAGTTATCTTTTTAATAGATTTTTTTTACCTCCATATTCAATGTTTAGATTGTATGCttaagaaagaaaataaaaaataaaaaaatattatagaaaaatccaaaaaaataataTAGAAGTAAAACAAAACTATCTAAGAAAGTGTTGTATATTTAATCtttattttattaatatatttatatTAAGGTGAGTTAGGTAAGTCAATTATATTGATATTATTAGTTGaatcaattatatatatatatatatatatatatatatatatatatatatatatatatatatatatatatatatatatatatatatatatatataagttattaattttatatttataataGTTGTACATTAATATGaataaattaataatgtttttAAATACAATTTGTTTGACTACTCTATTAACTAAAGACAAATCTACATAGTACGGAAACCTCTCCAAAGCAAAATTTTCATCGGtcttttttttcttcctttttctgAAAAAAGTCTTTTATAAGTATTTTGTTATAAGAGCTAATTATTTATAATATACTAATTTAAAAGACATTTAACTTGAAGAATTATATTTAATACACTAATGTATTTATTTTGcaataaaataaatcaaatatATTAAATTGAGAGTAACACAAGTAATACTAATATATAATTAGAAAAAAAAATACTTAATCTTATGTTAAAAATTGAAAGATATCATTTAACAAATAAAgtatattatattatattaataatatataaaataatacATTATATGATAATTTTTTTCTTGTATAACTATCTATAATAATTTATTGTTGTATAATCAACTACTCCATCCATCCCTAACCTTTAATCCTTTTTTTATTTGCCCAATAATTTTGTTTTTCTAGAAATtcaaaatataattaatatattttcTATAGCCTTATAAATTTTAAAAGCATATTAAATAAATTCTACTTTTACTGAATAAATATAGATTAGAAAGGTCTAAACTAATATAACTTAATCATTTCTTACCATGTGTATATTATAAATTATTgatattttatattattaaaataatattaaaatacaattttttttaagGCACAATCACTTTTAGGAAATATTGAGATGTTAGAGTAGTAGGTTTTCTTATGCATGGTCGTGTTTGGTCTATGTAGTAAACGAGTATATCTATTTCGTTTAAATCCGTGTGCACAAATTAGCAAAATAAAATAGAACAAGATAGAACAAACATAGTTAAGGAATATGAGTTTAAAATCTTGACCTGAATTCAATAATCTGACATTCTCTCGCTTCGATAAATCaattatatttttaatttgaaaaagATAAAAATTGATTATCAGAGtaataatatttttttcttcCTATTATAGCAATTAAATAAACGATCTAAAAATACAACACCTAATACTATATCTTTCCTAATATAGAAATTTAATAAACGATCTTAAAATACAACATCTAATTAAGGCTTCGTCtaacaaaaattaaataatatttaatcTTGGGGATAATCATATCTTTATTTACTCAAAACCTTTATCAACATGATCATCACTGAGTATGTAATTTTGCATAGCAAATCTCTTTGTACCTTATTAATGTAAGTCCTTTGAAATAACTGGGATGCGTGATGTGTTTTATCTTTATGAATATCTATTCTTAATATTAAAGAAGATTGAAATAATTTAGGTGTCAGATGTGTTCTATCTCTATGAATATCTATTCTTAATACTAAAGAAGTTTGAAATAACTCGGGTGTATGATGTGTTCTATCTCTATGAATATCTATTCTCAATACTAAAGAATCCTCCACCAAGACCGATTATGTCAAAAATTCTTATCAATATCCGTTTTTTTCACCCGACATACAATGGTCATTAAAAGTCAACAATATATTAATGAAGATAAAATTTCTTTCCCTAACATTAAGGTACATACATCAATTGGAAAAAAATTTACTAGCGAATCTATTTGGAATGTAAATTAATGTTTTAAAGCTTCACCTAACAAATATTTTGGCAAGTTACATTCACTCGTCATGTTTTTCACCATGTCTTTAAGTGTCTTATTAAAGCTTTCGGTCATACCATTTTGTTCAAAAGTTTTACGCATGATGTATCGTGAAATAATTCCATAATCctataattatgaatccaatgATATCATATGTTGTTATGTGAGACCATATTTACCATAATAATCTCCAACACAACCAAAACATACAATCTTGACCACTTTAACCAATTATTTCTCTACttcaattttatttttttgaatttttcaaaAACTTTAGATTTTTCTTTCAACAAATAAAAATAATTGTACTTCAAAAAGTACAATATCTCTGACCTTGCCCATGTAGTTAAAGCAAAGCCTCTATTAGTGTGAACATGTGAGTAAGTGATACCTTGCTTTTGTTTAACATATGACTCTATAAACAAGAGGGAGGGTATCATACCTAGAAAAATGAGAACATGACGCTCGCGAAGCGCAATTGCACGCTCGTGGGATGAACTTAACAGAatcgccaccaaactttatttattcccaaagagagaaaggaaaaatattgataaaacccatAAAATAATGACAATGATATGGTCATTACAATCAAATCAGAGTTCAGGAGGCGATTACACAAGAGAAatgtattagcatccctcacgtttgttgtactcaacaggaaccgtttagttagttgTGTGTGTTAGTATAACTTtaaaatgttaggcttttcgagTTATTAAAAGGGAAAAGAAAAGGACCCAAagat from Lathyrus oleraceus cultivar Zhongwan6 chromosome 7, CAAS_Psat_ZW6_1.0, whole genome shotgun sequence encodes the following:
- the LOC127101540 gene encoding probable pectinesterase/pectinesterase inhibitor 51, with the translated sequence MSSLFSFSLFLFITFTSAARHHHHHSPTPTTAPSLSPSAVPDIQQACKATRFSQQCESSLSKLPPNSTTLQLLLFSIAQSSENLVTAKSMVKSILDSSKDSRNRTVAATTCIETLTNSQHRISLSNDALPRGKIKDARAWLGAALAYQYDCWSGLKYANDTRAVGEAMSFIDSLTMLSSNALAMAFSYDVYGTDTSSWKSPTTERDGFWQAAQSDGGSSSNIGIPPELKPDVTVCKGGEDGCYKTVQEAVNAAPSIAVDGKRFVIFIKEGVYEETVRVPLEKTNLVFLGDGIGKTVITGSANAGQPGMTTYNSATVAVLGDGFMAKDLTFQNTAGPDAHQAVALRLDSDLSVIENCEFTGNQDTLYAHSLRQFYKSCRIIGNVDFIFGNSAAIFQDCQILVRPRQVKPEKGENNAITAHGRTDPSQTTGFVFQNCLINGTEDYMALYHSNPKVHKNYLGRPWKEYSRTVFINSVLEELVTPGGWMPWSGDFALKTLYYGEFENKGGGSDLSQRVSWSSKIPAEHVSSYSVENFIQGSEWIISSQ